A stretch of Arcobacter arenosus DNA encodes these proteins:
- a CDS encoding nitrous oxide reductase accessory protein NosL, which translates to MNNISRRNFILLSGLGIPFFFSACEKEISGEIQEIKWDRDMCDRCKMVISDRKHAAQVINMKNGRVYKFDDIGCVPLWFKEENITWKDNAKIWITDVDTGKWIDARKAFYDGMTVTPMAYGFAAHETKKAIKPDLEVFTFSDMEKRVLARGR; encoded by the coding sequence ATGAATAATATATCGCGTCGAAATTTTATTTTATTATCTGGTCTTGGTATCCCATTCTTCTTTAGCGCTTGTGAAAAAGAGATTTCAGGAGAAATACAAGAAATTAAATGGGATAGAGATATGTGTGATAGATGCAAAATGGTAATTAGTGATAGAAAGCATGCTGCACAAGTTATAAATATGAAAAATGGAAGAGTTTATAAGTTTGATGATATAGGCTGCGTTCCTTTATGGTTTAAAGAGGAAAATATCACGTGGAAAGATAATGCAAAAATTTGGATTACAGATGTTGACACAGGAAAATGGATTGATGCAAGAAAAGCATTTTATGATGGTATGACTGTAACACCAATGGCATATGGGTTTGCAGCTCATGAAACAAAAAAAGCAATAAAGCCTGACCTTGAAGTTTTTACTTTCAGCGATATGGAAAAAAGAGTTTTGGCTAGGGGACGATAA
- a CDS encoding NapH/MauN family ferredoxin-type protein, translating into MDKWNNRETIKKSSFISTFFDKTKDGKTIISYRMKRWIVIISIHLLFFLSFAIDIQTLEGTLNGSRFLGFHLIDPFTTIQMYLATYHMPVNIVIGTVTILFFYLLIGGRTYCSWVCPYGLLSEIGEKIHNTLVNKKIIKERKFDHRVRHVFWAMFMVMAFTSGYLVFETLNVVGILSRFIAYGWSLALSWVLIVFLIEVFYSRRAWCTYICPIGTTYGYIGKVSGLRIEWNDSCDHCMVCHDVCFESQVLELTKGKYDEERKAKGIKKQYVTGADCTLCGRCIDVCHSDALKYDFRLKGLI; encoded by the coding sequence ATGGATAAATGGAATAATAGAGAAACAATAAAAAAATCAAGCTTTATATCGACATTTTTTGATAAAACAAAAGATGGAAAAACAATAATTTCATATAGAATGAAGAGGTGGATAGTAATTATTTCAATTCATTTATTATTTTTCTTATCTTTTGCTATTGATATTCAAACATTAGAAGGAACATTAAATGGTTCAAGATTCTTAGGGTTTCACTTAATTGACCCTTTTACAACTATTCAAATGTATCTTGCAACATATCATATGCCTGTAAATATTGTAATTGGTACGGTTACAATTTTATTTTTTTACCTACTTATAGGGGGACGAACTTATTGTTCATGGGTTTGTCCTTATGGATTATTAAGTGAAATTGGTGAGAAGATTCATAATACATTAGTTAATAAAAAAATTATTAAAGAGAGAAAATTTGACCATAGAGTAAGACATGTCTTTTGGGCAATGTTTATGGTTATGGCATTTACAAGTGGATATTTAGTATTTGAAACTCTTAATGTAGTTGGAATTTTAAGTAGATTTATTGCTTATGGTTGGAGTTTAGCTTTATCATGGGTTTTAATTGTTTTTTTAATTGAAGTATTTTATTCAAGACGTGCTTGGTGTACATATATTTGTCCAATTGGAACAACATATGGGTATATAGGAAAAGTAAGTGGTCTTAGAATAGAGTGGAATGATAGTTGTGATCATTGTATGGTTTGTCATGATGTTTGCTTTGAAAGTCAAGTTTTAGAGTTGACAAAAGGTAAATATGATGAAGAAAGAAAAGCAAAAGGAATTAAAAAGCAATACGTAACAGGTGCAGATTGTACTTTATGTGGAAGATGTATTGATGTTTGTCACTCTGATGCCTTAAAATACGACTTTAGGTTAAAAGGTTTAATTTAA
- a CDS encoding ABC transporter permease — MNTIFDYTLRSLKRFGMKNISIALIFMILVWLLSSGMMISNSLNHELKTLSKGLPDIIVQNYKGGKVKPFDEEIVEQLWDIKGISNVMGRIWGQYYLKDANIYASIVGVTAFEEQYKKSLTKIAEDFPESDDAIPSMMISKNLKELLFKYDMQEYVSFKQNDGTYLKMKLGGTFKADTQMESNDIILIPTQIARNLLDIEEGSFTDAVISVANPEEVEMIAAKIAFEYPSLRVITKADIIKGHQILYDYKSGWFLALLITTFITFAIILYDKASGLRSEEKQEIGVLKALGWEIDHIIRHKLTEALILSLSSFFVGVSLAIFYVFILDAPILKYVFTGFSNLKQPFDLVFVLDVKMIALLFFTTVPLYLAASIIPSWKAAVEDAGEVIR; from the coding sequence ATGAATACAATATTTGATTACACCTTACGTTCTTTAAAACGATTTGGGATGAAAAATATTTCTATAGCTTTAATTTTTATGATTTTAGTTTGGCTTTTATCTTCAGGAATGATGATTAGCAATTCTTTAAATCATGAACTAAAAACTCTGTCAAAAGGTCTACCAGATATAATTGTACAAAACTATAAAGGTGGAAAAGTAAAGCCTTTTGATGAAGAAATAGTTGAGCAACTGTGGGATATCAAAGGAATAAGTAATGTAATGGGGCGTATTTGGGGACAATACTACTTAAAAGATGCAAATATTTATGCCTCTATTGTAGGTGTTACTGCTTTTGAAGAACAGTATAAAAAAAGCCTAACAAAAATTGCAGAAGATTTCCCAGAAAGTGATGATGCTATTCCTTCAATGATGATATCAAAAAATCTAAAAGAGTTATTGTTTAAATATGATATGCAGGAGTATGTAAGCTTTAAACAAAATGATGGAACTTATCTTAAAATGAAACTTGGCGGAACTTTCAAAGCAGATACACAAATGGAAAGTAATGATATTATCTTAATTCCTACACAAATAGCTAGAAACTTATTAGATATTGAAGAGGGAAGTTTTACAGATGCTGTAATAAGTGTAGCTAATCCTGAAGAAGTAGAAATGATAGCAGCAAAAATTGCTTTTGAATATCCAAGTCTAAGGGTTATTACAAAAGCTGATATTATTAAGGGTCATCAAATTTTATATGATTATAAAAGTGGTTGGTTTTTAGCTCTACTTATTACTACATTTATTACCTTTGCCATTATACTTTATGATAAAGCAAGTGGACTTAGGAGTGAAGAAAAGCAAGAAATAGGTGTTTTGAAAGCTTTAGGTTGGGAGATTGATCATATTATTAGACATAAACTAACTGAAGCTTTAATACTTTCTCTCTCATCTTTTTTTGTAGGTGTTAGTTTAGCAATCTTCTATGTTTTCATTTTAGATGCACCAATTTTAAAATATGTATTTACTGGATTTTCTAATTTAAAACAACCTTTTGATTTAGTTTTTGTATTAGATGTAAAAATGATTGCACTACTATTTTTTACAACTGTACCCCTTTATTTAGCAGCATCAATTATTCCATCTTGGAAAGCAGCAGTTGAAGATGCTGGAGAGGTAATAAGATGA
- a CDS encoding ABC transporter permease yields MKNLLLIAYLDLKESIRAKWFIVYSLVFGGMIALFFIAGVTQSQVMGFSGLSRLLLMYIQVTIVILPIFILITTVRSISGDRDTHILEYMLSFPISLKQYYWGKILGRFITVFLPVFFAMVFAIIYGVFIGADIPWDIFILYTGLLFSLTSAFLGIAFFISSFVKTSEIALGISFFIWIFLLAFLDIALISLMMQNRFDESLIITIALLNPMEIFRVAAISLFDPSLTVMGPVAFYILDTFKQTIFVLISIAYPIILGLVFAFLGYFIFAKKDLV; encoded by the coding sequence GTGAAGAATTTATTACTAATAGCTTATTTAGATTTAAAAGAATCGATTAGAGCAAAATGGTTTATTGTTTATTCCCTTGTTTTTGGCGGAATGATAGCTTTATTTTTTATAGCAGGTGTTACACAATCACAGGTTATGGGATTTAGTGGATTAAGTAGATTATTACTTATGTATATACAAGTTACAATTGTAATTTTACCCATATTTATATTAATAACAACAGTACGGTCTATTTCTGGAGATAGAGATACCCATATTTTAGAGTATATGTTATCTTTTCCAATTTCATTAAAACAATATTATTGGGGTAAAATTTTAGGAAGATTTATTACAGTTTTTTTACCTGTATTTTTTGCAATGGTTTTTGCAATAATCTATGGAGTATTTATAGGAGCTGATATCCCTTGGGATATATTTATCTTATATACTGGTTTATTATTCTCACTTACTTCAGCATTTTTAGGTATAGCATTTTTTATCTCTTCTTTTGTAAAAACAAGTGAAATTGCTTTAGGAATATCATTTTTTATATGGATATTTTTATTAGCCTTTTTAGATATTGCTTTAATCTCTTTAATGATGCAAAATAGATTTGATGAGTCACTTATTATTACAATTGCTCTTTTAAATCCTATGGAGATTTTTAGAGTTGCAGCAATCTCTTTATTTGATCCATCCTTAACCGTAATGGGACCAGTAGCATTTTATATTTTAGATACGTTTAAACAAACTATCTTTGTATTAATTTCTATAGCTTACCCAATTATTTTAGGATTAGTTTTTGCCTTTTTAGGTTATTTTATATTTGCGAAAAAAGATTTAGTTTAA
- a CDS encoding ABC transporter ATP-binding protein, which produces MIKIDNLTKRFGSHISLDNVSIQFDKNDHIAIMGPNGAGKTTLIRSIMGYYHPNSGEVLINGLNPIKNRTKVLDSISFVPQLPPPIKLSLNELMKYIQASSNVDIAEIIHYANEMKLDINANLNKSFFKLSGGMKQKMLIAISLAKKSEIIIYDEPTANLDPKARDDFYRLLEENEKEKISLFVTHRLDEVKDIVNRQIYMDLGKVISDERVGN; this is translated from the coding sequence ATGATTAAAATAGATAATTTAACAAAAAGATTTGGCTCTCACATATCTTTAGATAATGTAAGTATACAATTTGATAAAAATGATCATATTGCAATAATGGGACCAAATGGTGCTGGAAAAACAACTTTAATTAGATCAATTATGGGATATTATCATCCAAATTCAGGGGAGGTTCTTATAAATGGATTGAATCCAATTAAGAATAGAACAAAAGTTCTAGATTCTATTTCTTTTGTTCCTCAACTTCCACCACCTATTAAACTTAGTTTAAATGAGTTAATGAAATATATTCAAGCTAGTTCTAATGTAGATATTGCAGAGATTATTCATTATGCAAATGAGATGAAATTAGATATTAATGCAAATTTAAATAAATCTTTTTTCAAATTATCAGGTGGTATGAAACAAAAAATGTTAATTGCAATAAGCTTAGCAAAAAAAAGTGAAATCATAATTTATGATGAACCTACTGCAAACCTAGATCCAAAGGCAAGGGATGATTTCTATAGATTATTAGAAGAGAATGAAAAAGAAAAAATTTCACTTTTTGTAACCCATAGACTTGATGAGGTTAAGGATATTGTTAATAGACAGATTTATATGGACTTAGGAAAAGTTATTTCTGATGAAAGAGTAGGAAATTAA
- a CDS encoding ABC transporter ATP-binding protein, with protein sequence MIQVKNVSKIFNEGTPKAFTALDDISLHVKKGEVSLLKGISGSGKSTLLSLFAGLYQPSKGEILIDGEAISQYPENFASRFRRNNIGFIFQKFNLISTLTVLENVLLPTLPDDIDKLEEAMELLELFNISSKTNVEVKHLSGGEQQRVAVIRALINDPKLILADEPTANLDQALSIKILDYFEKIINQEKTLVIATHDPLLLEWGNYETCFEMKNGKLL encoded by the coding sequence ATGATTCAAGTTAAAAATGTTTCAAAAATATTTAATGAAGGAACACCAAAAGCCTTTACTGCTTTAGATGATATTTCATTACATGTAAAAAAAGGTGAAGTTTCATTACTTAAAGGAATTAGTGGTAGTGGGAAAAGTACTTTATTATCTTTGTTTGCAGGACTATATCAACCATCAAAGGGAGAAATCTTAATTGATGGAGAAGCGATTTCCCAATATCCTGAAAATTTTGCAAGTAGATTTAGACGTAATAATATTGGATTTATCTTTCAAAAATTTAATTTGATTTCTACTCTAACAGTTCTTGAAAATGTACTTCTTCCAACTTTACCTGATGATATTGATAAACTTGAAGAGGCCATGGAACTTCTAGAGTTATTTAATATTTCGTCAAAAACAAATGTTGAAGTTAAACATCTTTCAGGTGGTGAACAACAAAGAGTTGCAGTTATTAGGGCTCTTATTAATGACCCAAAATTAATTCTGGCTGATGAGCCAACAGCAAATTTAGACCAAGCCCTAAGTATTAAGATATTAGATTATTTTGAAAAGATAATTAATCAGGAGAAAACACTTGTTATTGCAACCCATGATCCACTATTATTAGAATGGGGAAACTATGAGACTTGTTTTGAAATGAAAAATGGGAAATTATTATGA
- a CDS encoding nitrous oxide reductase accessory protein NosL, whose product MKKLLLSTLIIQFLLIGVSQGSDFNKTVKKDIELVQKEDIKTWCAVSGEELYKNYKTSHTAHDYDGKPTQYASLSYLVFDVEENHVKLQNSKVVDVSSNKLIPTKDAYYVMGSNVKGTKSKISKLAFAKKEDAKIFVSKNGGNIVSFEEAFAEAEKSLKEDMKPSNPKKMQREYLKGKKIYEAKCSNKEIDLKVYNWINYLKADLKNQCKKLKENQLHSVALYLWNVKRIENRAVNKIVEVRKEDKCPVCGMFVYKYPKWAAKLEFVKHEHKHYYVFDGVKDMIKFVHNPKKYNEHEKMIEQKLLVTDYYTQYAIDGKEAFYVVGSDTLGPMGNELIPFKYEEDAKTFLKDHQGTSIFKFSEITSELICKLDGLETCE is encoded by the coding sequence ATGAAAAAACTATTACTAAGTACCTTAATTATACAGTTTCTATTAATAGGAGTGAGTCAAGGAAGTGATTTTAATAAAACAGTTAAAAAAGATATAGAGCTTGTACAAAAAGAAGATATAAAAACTTGGTGTGCAGTTTCAGGTGAAGAACTTTATAAAAATTATAAAACTTCTCATACTGCCCATGACTATGATGGTAAACCAACACAATATGCTTCCCTTAGTTACTTAGTCTTTGATGTAGAGGAAAACCATGTAAAGCTTCAAAATTCTAAAGTAGTAGATGTAAGTTCTAATAAATTAATTCCCACAAAAGATGCATATTATGTAATGGGGAGTAACGTAAAAGGAACAAAAAGTAAGATAAGTAAACTAGCCTTTGCAAAAAAAGAAGATGCAAAGATATTTGTATCTAAAAATGGTGGTAATATTGTAAGTTTTGAAGAAGCTTTTGCAGAAGCAGAAAAGAGTTTAAAAGAAGATATGAAACCTTCAAATCCAAAAAAAATGCAAAGAGAATATCTTAAAGGCAAAAAGATTTATGAGGCCAAATGTAGTAATAAAGAGATTGATTTAAAAGTCTATAATTGGATTAATTACTTAAAAGCAGATTTAAAAAATCAGTGTAAAAAACTTAAGGAAAATCAACTCCATTCTGTAGCCTTATATCTATGGAATGTTAAGCGTATTGAAAATAGAGCAGTTAATAAAATAGTAGAAGTAAGAAAAGAGGATAAATGTCCAGTTTGTGGAATGTTTGTCTATAAATATCCAAAATGGGCAGCTAAACTAGAGTTTGTAAAACATGAGCATAAGCACTATTATGTTTTTGATGGGGTTAAAGATATGATTAAATTTGTTCATAATCCTAAAAAATATAATGAACACGAAAAGATGATAGAGCAAAAGCTGTTAGTAACAGATTATTACACTCAATATGCAATTGATGGGAAAGAGGCTTTTTATGTAGTTGGGAGTGATACTTTAGGCCCTATGGGAAATGAATTAATACCTTTTAAATATGAAGAAGATGCAAAAACTTTTTTAAAAGATCATCAAGGAACTTCAATTTTTAAGTTTAGTGAAATTACTTCAGAATTAATATGTAAATTAGATGGCCTAGAAACATGCGAATAA
- a CDS encoding c-type cytochrome, giving the protein MIKKLLLPLAIILLVSGCSEKKEEKKVEQKVTQKQESLKIEIEENENAKEIKVAEKNEKSDKNETYYFNYGVKSEYDPNSKPANEDASVRVKPRTSIDANMHVRSPYEKVKISMLVKRLSKEFIVKCSACHNDYANGIIGPSLLDKDDKFIYESILKFKNNKDANVLMTGLVNQMNEETIKRIAKEIFEFNKQVKEMQ; this is encoded by the coding sequence ATGATAAAAAAATTATTATTACCATTAGCAATTATTCTATTGGTTTCAGGATGTTCTGAAAAAAAAGAAGAGAAAAAAGTAGAACAAAAAGTTACTCAAAAACAAGAATCTCTCAAAATAGAAATAGAAGAAAATGAAAATGCAAAAGAGATTAAAGTAGCTGAAAAAAATGAAAAATCAGATAAAAATGAAACATATTATTTTAATTATGGTGTAAAAAGCGAATATGATCCAAATTCAAAACCAGCGAATGAAGATGCCTCAGTTAGAGTTAAACCTAGAACTTCTATTGATGCAAATATGCATGTTAGAAGTCCTTATGAAAAAGTTAAAATTTCAATGTTAGTAAAAAGACTTAGTAAAGAGTTTATTGTTAAGTGTTCAGCTTGTCATAATGATTATGCTAATGGGATTATTGGTCCATCATTGCTTGATAAAGATGATAAATTTATTTATGAAAGTATTCTTAAGTTTAAAAATAATAAAGATGCAAATGTTTTAATGACGGGTTTAGTAAATCAAATGAATGAAGAAACTATTAAAAGAATTGCAAAAGAGATATTTGAATTTAATAAGCAAGTTAAGGAAATGCAATGA
- a CDS encoding nitrous oxide reductase accessory protein NosL, with protein sequence MKKLSTIILSCMFGFIALNAEVTYSMNFDKETKSLVRKMYVYKNPAWVSKVVNKDSKEFYFVSPKSMFEFYFNPEKWEEANTKDSTKLKEIIVTDFKTHKVINARGAFYVYGSNKISPAGDDLPAFESYDDAESFAKSNNGKRIFSFKEMKKGLIELLNGDI encoded by the coding sequence ATGAAAAAATTATCGACAATTATATTAAGTTGTATGTTTGGCTTTATTGCTCTTAATGCAGAAGTTACGTACTCTATGAATTTTGACAAAGAAACAAAAAGTTTAGTTAGAAAAATGTATGTTTATAAAAATCCTGCTTGGGTTTCAAAGGTTGTAAATAAAGACTCTAAAGAATTTTATTTTGTAAGTCCCAAATCTATGTTTGAATTTTATTTTAATCCTGAAAAATGGGAAGAAGCAAATACCAAAGATTCAACAAAATTAAAAGAGATTATTGTAACAGACTTTAAAACTCACAAAGTAATAAATGCTAGGGGTGCTTTTTATGTATATGGAAGTAATAAAATTTCACCAGCAGGGGATGATTTACCAGCATTTGAAAGCTATGATGATGCCGAATCATTTGCAAAAAGTAATAATGGTAAAAGAATTTTTTCATTTAAAGAAATGAAAAAAGGCTTGATTGAATTATTAAATGGAGACATTTAA
- a CDS encoding c-type cytochrome: MKKVIALISTAIVLGLMVLTFFKGPAYQGGKAGHIIEDLKALEQKAKIEPIKEKDVGAEKLKALRDKAGNTSSFEVSDAYKSKCASCHGVDGSGTQNGKKLMGPGLIGQSEDKLLKDLVDFKAGRKENFIMKGLLMNLSEEDLKSFAKEISQFEARKNALK, encoded by the coding sequence ATGAAAAAAGTAATAGCCTTAATTTCTACAGCTATTGTTTTGGGTCTTATGGTTTTAACATTTTTTAAAGGACCAGCATATCAAGGTGGTAAAGCAGGTCATATAATTGAAGACTTAAAGGCTTTAGAACAAAAAGCTAAAATTGAACCAATAAAAGAGAAAGATGTAGGGGCCGAAAAACTAAAAGCCCTTAGAGACAAAGCTGGTAATACCTCTAGTTTTGAAGTTAGTGATGCATATAAAAGTAAATGTGCTTCATGTCATGGAGTAGATGGAAGTGGAACTCAAAATGGTAAAAAACTTATGGGACCTGGTTTAATTGGACAAAGTGAGGATAAGCTTTTAAAAGATTTAGTTGATTTTAAAGCAGGTAGAAAAGAGAATTTTATTATGAAAGGTTTATTAATGAATCTTTCAGAAGAAGATTTAAAAAGTTTTGCAAAAGAGATTTCACAGTTTGAAGCACGAAAAAATGCTTTAAAGTAA
- a CDS encoding nitrous oxide reductase accessory protein NosL yields MKKNFLLIISFICFLQTISFAQNFQKYTKNIKLLQKGKNSDICPECGMKLSVFGKTNHAVKLKNGKYIQFCSIRDLIKAEREKGFPIEQYLAVDAKNEIFKDATKMWYVVGSRVKGTMSTVSKISFSEKKDAIEFKKEFGGEVMSFIKAKEISEKILDKDIKEINRKNALSSKFHGNIHLNY; encoded by the coding sequence ATGAAAAAAAACTTTTTATTAATTATATCTTTTATTTGTTTTTTACAAACAATAAGTTTTGCACAAAACTTTCAGAAATATACAAAAAATATTAAGCTTCTACAAAAGGGAAAAAATTCTGACATTTGTCCAGAGTGTGGAATGAAGCTATCAGTGTTTGGAAAAACAAATCACGCAGTTAAGCTTAAAAATGGAAAATATATTCAGTTTTGCTCAATAAGAGATTTAATTAAAGCTGAGAGGGAAAAAGGTTTTCCTATTGAACAATACTTAGCAGTAGATGCAAAAAATGAAATTTTTAAAGATGCTACAAAAATGTGGTATGTTGTAGGAAGTAGGGTAAAAGGAACAATGTCGACTGTAAGTAAGATATCTTTTAGTGAAAAAAAAGATGCTATAGAATTTAAAAAAGAGTTTGGAGGAGAAGTTATGTCATTTATAAAGGCAAAAGAAATTTCAGAAAAAATTCTTGATAAAGATATAAAAGAAATAAATAGAAAAAATGCACTTAGTTCTAAATTTCATGGAAATATACATTTAAATTATTAG
- a CDS encoding Y-family DNA polymerase: MFIHIDIDCFFVSAHRIKDKNLKGIPVAVGGRSNLNIFSDKKEIRKISENSGAFVSTILTNEGEKTFNDYFVDKDGRIRGIITTCSYEARGYGVKTAMSVNEALRLCPHLKMVPPNYPLYHELSHKMLVILKNEIPLVEQFSIDEFFGDLRGYINKDEIVDFATKIKKRIKNELGLPVSIGIAHSKYLSKLMTEFAKPDGIKYVSKEHMKSFIKDIPIEEFPGIGKGYQKRLKGYGIKTLGDIERRKALFFSWKKPGIELYNRIVGENDSNIIEHRDKKSIGIGRTFDCIYDREELKRRVMILSRYLCFLVKKADVNPQTYHIKIKYDSNIKSKDYINVNRIFNETDFKKAMVELFKKNDIHMSHGVIQLNLTVSNFANKNSFVSDIFEYETDIKKRKLTQSLQTLREKYGVDIIKNFSELQTKDKNSH; the protein is encoded by the coding sequence ATGTTTATCCATATTGATATTGATTGTTTTTTTGTATCAGCCCATAGAATCAAAGATAAAAATCTAAAAGGTATTCCCGTTGCAGTTGGAGGAAGAAGCAACTTAAATATCTTTTCAGATAAAAAAGAGATTCGAAAAATAAGTGAAAATAGTGGTGCCTTTGTAAGTACTATATTAACAAATGAGGGTGAAAAAACCTTTAATGACTATTTTGTTGATAAAGATGGAAGAATTAGAGGTATTATAACAACTTGTTCTTATGAAGCAAGGGGATATGGCGTTAAAACTGCCATGAGTGTAAATGAAGCTTTAAGATTATGTCCTCATCTAAAAATGGTTCCTCCAAACTACCCTTTATATCATGAACTTTCCCATAAGATGTTAGTTATTTTAAAAAATGAGATTCCTCTAGTTGAACAGTTTTCCATTGATGAATTTTTTGGTGATTTAAGGGGGTATATAAACAAAGATGAGATTGTAGATTTTGCCACTAAAATTAAAAAAAGAATTAAAAATGAATTAGGTTTACCTGTTTCAATAGGCATAGCCCATTCTAAATATCTTTCAAAACTTATGACTGAGTTTGCAAAACCTGATGGAATAAAGTATGTTTCTAAAGAGCATATGAAGAGTTTTATAAAAGATATTCCAATAGAAGAGTTTCCTGGAATAGGGAAGGGATATCAAAAAAGACTTAAAGGTTATGGGATAAAAACATTAGGTGATATTGAAAGAAGAAAAGCTTTGTTCTTTTCTTGGAAAAAGCCTGGAATTGAACTTTATAATAGAATTGTTGGTGAAAATGATAGTAATATTATTGAACATAGAGATAAAAAATCTATTGGAATAGGAAGAACTTTTGATTGTATTTATGATAGGGAAGAGTTAAAAAGAAGAGTTATGATTTTAAGTCGTTATCTTTGCTTTTTAGTTAAAAAAGCTGATGTAAATCCACAAACATACCATATAAAAATAAAATATGATTCAAATATTAAATCAAAAGATTACATAAATGTTAATAGAATATTTAATGAAACTGATTTTAAAAAAGCTATGGTAGAACTTTTTAAAAAAAATGATATTCACATGAGTCATGGAGTTATACAATTAAACCTTACTGTTTCAAATTTTGCTAATAAAAACAGTTTTGTTTCTGATATCTTTGAATATGAAACTGATATTAAAAAAAGAAAGCTAACACAAAGTTTACAAACTTTAAGAGAGAAGTATGGTGTTGATATTATTAAGAACTTTAGTGAACTACAAACAAAAGATAAAAATAGCCATTAA
- a CDS encoding nitrous oxide reductase accessory protein NosL: MKKLLIIFVMGLLLFSSSSLAKDMEKKFSKVASGKPELIQEGAEKGFCPVCAMSINHNYKTSHGVVAKKSKDNRQYCSIRCVLVDGKHAHEGNKHVVVDAKTEKIIDAKTAYYVLGSKAPGTMSKISKYAFASKDDAKAFNSKFGGKIVLYDEMIASAKESLNSDIAMVNMKKNKMMYPMGKKLYKSNCRPIKDFSSYKRINELKTDIIKNKICDDSIKMKKLQAVTLYLWEIKRLGKSL, from the coding sequence ATGAAAAAATTGTTAATCATATTTGTAATGGGATTATTGTTATTTTCTTCATCCTCTCTTGCTAAAGATATGGAAAAAAAGTTTAGTAAAGTTGCTTCAGGGAAACCTGAATTAATCCAAGAAGGTGCAGAAAAAGGTTTTTGTCCAGTATGTGCAATGTCTATTAATCACAATTATAAAACTAGTCATGGAGTTGTGGCAAAAAAGTCTAAAGATAATAGACAATACTGTTCTATACGATGTGTTCTTGTTGATGGGAAACATGCACATGAGGGAAATAAGCATGTTGTAGTAGATGCAAAAACTGAAAAAATTATTGATGCTAAAACGGCATATTATGTATTAGGAAGTAAAGCTCCTGGAACTATGTCAAAGATTAGTAAGTATGCATTTGCATCAAAAGATGATGCAAAAGCTTTTAATTCTAAATTTGGTGGAAAAATTGTTTTATATGATGAAATGATAGCTAGTGCAAAAGAGTCATTAAATAGTGATATTGCAATGGTAAATATGAAGAAGAATAAAATGATGTACCCAATGGGAAAAAAACTTTATAAATCAAATTGTAGACCAATTAAAGATTTTTCTTCTTATAAAAGAATCAATGAGCTAAAAACTGACATTATAAAAAATAAAATATGTGATGATTCAATTAAGATGAAAAAACTTCAAGCAGTGACTCTATATCTATGGGAAATTAAAAGATTAGGTAAATCTTTATAA